Proteins encoded in a region of the Paenibacillus sp. W2I17 genome:
- a CDS encoding NAD(P)/FAD-dependent oxidoreductase, with protein MYDVIVIGGGSAGLMACVAAAEHGASVLLLDKGDQLGRKLGISGGGRCNVTNAKETDELIRHIPGNGRFLYSSFQNLDNQGIMRFFENLGIALKEEDNGRMFPVTDKAKTVVDALVGKIVSLGVEIRTKEPVKEIIQNGQQIQGVKLISGKTILGRSVIIATGGKSVPQTGSTGDGYPWAEAAGHTITELYPTEVPIVSGESWIQSKELQGLSLRDIALSVVDAKGKTVISHRGDMIFTHFGVSGPVALRCSQFIRKVQMKSGNPQVIMSIDLFPELSLGALEAQVQQVLEQESRKAVKNILKTWVPERMIPLMMKRAEISDDLTFHHFPKGMLSTLCGLMKAFTFRADGTRSLKEAFVTGGGIHLKEIYPKTMESKLLPGLFFCGEVLDIHGYTGGYNITAAFSTGYTAGMHAAEYRHVTS; from the coding sequence ATGTATGATGTCATTGTAATCGGTGGTGGATCTGCGGGCCTGATGGCTTGCGTTGCTGCTGCCGAGCATGGAGCCTCCGTGCTTCTGCTGGATAAAGGAGATCAACTGGGTCGTAAACTCGGCATCTCTGGCGGAGGTCGATGCAATGTAACCAATGCCAAGGAAACGGATGAACTCATCCGACATATTCCAGGTAATGGACGCTTTTTATATAGTTCGTTTCAGAATCTGGACAACCAGGGAATCATGCGTTTCTTCGAGAATCTCGGAATTGCCCTGAAAGAAGAAGACAACGGCAGAATGTTCCCTGTAACCGATAAAGCGAAAACAGTCGTGGATGCGCTGGTAGGAAAGATTGTCTCCCTCGGCGTTGAGATTCGCACCAAAGAACCGGTCAAGGAAATTATTCAGAACGGTCAGCAGATACAGGGTGTTAAATTGATATCCGGTAAAACTATTCTTGGGCGCTCTGTCATCATCGCTACCGGCGGCAAATCCGTACCTCAAACCGGATCTACCGGAGACGGTTATCCCTGGGCTGAGGCTGCGGGTCACACCATTACAGAGTTATATCCAACCGAAGTGCCCATTGTGTCTGGGGAGAGTTGGATTCAATCCAAAGAACTGCAAGGTTTGTCTTTGAGGGATATCGCTCTATCCGTAGTGGATGCCAAAGGAAAAACGGTCATCTCCCATCGCGGGGATATGATCTTCACGCATTTTGGAGTATCTGGCCCCGTCGCACTGCGTTGCAGCCAATTTATCCGCAAGGTTCAGATGAAGTCTGGAAACCCACAGGTCATTATGAGCATTGATCTGTTCCCGGAGCTGTCCTTGGGTGCATTGGAAGCACAGGTGCAACAGGTATTGGAACAAGAATCCCGCAAGGCTGTCAAAAACATTTTAAAAACATGGGTTCCTGAACGTATGATCCCCTTAATGATGAAACGGGCAGAGATCAGCGATGACCTTACGTTCCACCATTTTCCCAAAGGTATGTTAAGCACCTTGTGCGGGCTAATGAAAGCTTTTACCTTCCGTGCAGACGGAACGAGATCGCTCAAAGAAGCCTTTGTTACTGGGGGAGGAATCCACTTAAAGGAGATATACCCAAAAACAATGGAATCCAAGCTGCTGCCTGGACTATTCTTTTGCGGTGAAGTTTTGGATATTCACGGCTACACCGGAGGGTATAATATCACCGCTGCATTCTCCACGGGATATACGGCTGGCATGCATGCGGCTGAATATAGACACGTTACATCATAA
- a CDS encoding ABC transporter permease gives METSQRYTPLRLYRRRRKEHFKEQMKNLRLVVDWTVWVYLLVPGLLYLIGWYTSLWTKSLPAWATGLPLPVLTGLIDVVMLTGGVLIFVEEADVLFLKSRPLWMRTLMRQGLYRSCLQHLGKMILITALTAPLWSRVYEMSNLQIALMAVWFGAVASFQAITLHMTKVRLTGWRRWIQMIPLVIGIGYMTINATSWMHGQTWKISFGIVIIMLLLITVGQMRLLMKGTFEGDVREDLRSRLQLTALMLSRAVSKPKAPRTRSIIFRKPRKLLRKRSIANRTAEIAFKAFFRNSATMKLYLQLGGLSIAAVALPPFPVNIIVCALLIIMLTVMFYRSWDVFATSDYVQLITYDSEALHLASSMMVRMLFVPIGILMGFTLGLAWLGWIVGILTAAGAVAFGLCVLSIAGWVRLTRA, from the coding sequence ATGGAAACTTCCCAGCGTTATACCCCACTTCGTTTATACAGACGAAGACGCAAAGAGCACTTCAAGGAACAGATGAAAAATCTCAGACTCGTCGTGGATTGGACAGTGTGGGTATACCTGCTTGTTCCGGGTCTGCTCTATCTGATTGGATGGTACACGAGTCTGTGGACCAAATCACTGCCTGCATGGGCGACAGGATTACCGCTCCCCGTACTGACTGGGCTGATTGACGTCGTTATGCTTACCGGTGGTGTGTTGATATTTGTGGAGGAAGCGGATGTATTGTTTCTGAAATCAAGGCCGTTGTGGATGCGCACGTTAATGAGGCAAGGGCTCTACCGGTCCTGTCTGCAACATCTGGGCAAAATGATCCTGATTACAGCGCTGACCGCACCCCTGTGGTCTCGTGTCTATGAGATGTCGAATCTCCAGATTGCACTTATGGCTGTCTGGTTTGGTGCAGTAGCTTCATTTCAAGCCATAACACTACATATGACAAAGGTTCGGCTTACAGGATGGCGGCGCTGGATTCAGATGATCCCTCTCGTCATTGGCATAGGTTATATGACCATTAATGCGACATCATGGATGCATGGACAGACATGGAAAATCAGTTTTGGAATTGTAATTATCATGCTTCTTCTGATTACAGTTGGACAGATGAGGCTGTTGATGAAGGGAACGTTTGAAGGGGATGTGCGGGAGGATCTGCGTAGCAGGCTGCAGCTTACAGCTCTAATGTTAAGCCGGGCAGTGAGCAAGCCGAAAGCCCCACGAACACGTTCTATTATCTTCCGCAAACCGCGTAAACTGTTACGCAAGCGTTCCATCGCGAATCGGACAGCGGAGATTGCATTCAAGGCATTTTTCCGGAACTCGGCCACGATGAAATTGTATCTGCAGCTTGGAGGACTATCCATCGCAGCAGTTGCATTGCCACCTTTTCCGGTCAATATCATTGTGTGTGCGTTATTAATCATCATGTTGACGGTGATGTTTTATCGTTCCTGGGATGTTTTTGCCACGTCCGACTATGTTCAGCTTATAACATATGACTCGGAGGCGCTGCATCTTGCAAGTTCAATGATGGTTCGGATGTTGTTTGTCCCGATTGGTATTCTTATGGGATTCACGCTGGGATTGGCCTGGCTCGGCTGGATCGTCGGTATTCTGACAGCTGCAGGTGCGGTGGCTTTTGGACTCTGTGTCTTATCTATTGCCGGATGGGTTCGGCTGACCCGGGCCTAA
- a CDS encoding ABC transporter ATP-binding protein — MGTEYNSKEVQESILDVHITEAGYEPGQSTIRNIRMNVGRGELVGIIGPNGAGKSTTIKTLLGLLEHANYEVTIGGDGRYAYIPEQPVFYEYMTLWEHLDLAAAAYEMEEEAFVTRAEELLIRFGMDHVRNDLPASFSKGMRQKMMLMIGFLSSPDIYIVDEPFIGLDPRATKDFLKLLDDERRRGAGVLMSTHVLDTAERICDRFILIASGRSAAEGTLDEIREAAGLPEASLFDCFDVLTS, encoded by the coding sequence ATGGGAACGGAATATAACAGTAAGGAAGTACAGGAGTCCATATTGGACGTACATATTACAGAGGCAGGATACGAGCCGGGACAATCAACCATACGCAATATTCGAATGAATGTGGGGCGAGGAGAACTGGTAGGTATTATCGGACCCAATGGTGCGGGCAAAAGTACCACAATCAAAACACTTCTTGGTCTGCTGGAACATGCGAACTATGAAGTGACGATTGGGGGAGATGGTCGTTATGCCTATATCCCGGAGCAACCGGTTTTTTATGAATATATGACTTTATGGGAACATCTTGATCTGGCCGCAGCGGCGTATGAAATGGAGGAAGAGGCCTTTGTTACCCGAGCGGAGGAACTGTTGATTCGTTTCGGTATGGACCATGTTCGGAATGATCTTCCAGCCAGTTTCTCAAAGGGCATGCGGCAGAAAATGATGTTGATGATCGGATTTCTGTCTTCCCCGGATATTTATATTGTGGACGAGCCGTTCATCGGACTGGACCCTCGTGCAACCAAGGATTTTCTAAAATTACTTGATGATGAACGTCGCCGCGGCGCGGGTGTGCTTATGTCTACGCATGTACTGGATACCGCTGAACGAATCTGCGACCGGTTTATTCTGATTGCTTCGGGCAGATCGGCTGCCGAGGGAACATTGGATGAGATCCGTGAAGCGGCAGGATTGCCGGAAGCCTCTTTGTTTGACTGTTTCGATGTATTGACGTCTTAG
- a CDS encoding AbrB family transcriptional regulator, translating to MERKVTKFGNSLGLTMTDAFKQIGLEQGDMVQIEINQSNGEIIIKKATKVNLPNGISSDFMDTLAEVMGEYDQTLKGLKDR from the coding sequence ATGGAACGAAAAGTAACGAAATTCGGTAATAGTCTTGGATTAACAATGACAGATGCCTTCAAACAAATTGGTCTTGAGCAAGGCGATATGGTTCAAATCGAGATAAATCAGTCTAATGGGGAGATTATTATTAAAAAGGCTACAAAAGTTAATTTGCCTAACGGAATCAGTAGTGATTTTATGGATACATTGGCTGAAGTGATGGGTGAATATGATCAAACCTTGAAAGGTCTCAAGGATAGGTGA
- a CDS encoding MFS transporter: protein MTSDLTFEGQRPLKNNRSFVTLMVAQAISNLGDWLHLLAILTLVGIRWNATPWEITFVTLSAALPILLTGPFAGTLADRLNRKWLMIVADGARIIIVGALIFADQIWHVYILLVLKSLFDVIFSPAKNGKLKEIVPREQLVQAVSISSVIEQMSKIIGPALGGLLVAAFGITWCFVLDSASFLISGIILLWIPGTRVIQTAIHNVTEVEEETAGDVRNRSKGSFWKETLEGIRMLASLPHVGTSLILLASAILFLQFADSQTVVLFRQLPGISTDLLGWCVAASGAGTLIAAMSVRKWKHAGHVLKMGLGTTLMGLVIGGAGVIVGIWPHAGLGANLLLVSLFALAGVGIGFAIVPFQILLQEQTPEAMTGRVFGTVGSVMTASNIMGPVVGGFMVTSFGVVPAFVCSGILLTLLGLIYLMKRSGEKADLNGSIEAKTMIAGD, encoded by the coding sequence ATGACAAGTGATTTAACGTTTGAAGGACAACGACCGCTGAAGAATAACCGATCTTTTGTAACATTGATGGTGGCACAGGCCATTTCCAATCTGGGTGATTGGCTGCATCTGCTCGCAATCCTGACCCTCGTGGGTATCCGCTGGAATGCAACGCCATGGGAGATTACATTTGTCACACTTTCCGCAGCACTACCCATTCTGTTGACAGGGCCATTCGCAGGCACGCTTGCAGATCGTCTGAACCGAAAATGGCTGATGATTGTAGCTGATGGTGCACGGATTATCATCGTGGGTGCGTTAATTTTTGCTGACCAGATCTGGCACGTCTACATACTGCTTGTCCTCAAATCCCTGTTTGATGTAATCTTCTCTCCGGCCAAAAACGGAAAGCTGAAGGAAATTGTACCCCGCGAACAACTTGTGCAAGCTGTATCCATCAGCTCGGTGATCGAACAGATGTCCAAAATCATTGGTCCGGCGCTTGGCGGACTTTTGGTAGCCGCTTTTGGCATTACCTGGTGTTTTGTTCTCGATTCAGCGTCTTTTCTGATCTCCGGCATCATTTTATTGTGGATTCCTGGAACTCGGGTGATCCAAACCGCAATTCATAACGTAACAGAAGTAGAGGAAGAGACAGCTGGGGATGTTCGCAACCGCTCAAAAGGCTCTTTTTGGAAAGAAACACTGGAGGGTATCCGCATGCTCGCATCTCTCCCTCATGTAGGAACGTCTCTGATTTTGCTTGCTTCAGCCATACTTTTTCTGCAATTTGCCGATTCACAGACTGTGGTGTTATTCAGACAACTTCCCGGAATTTCAACTGATCTGCTGGGATGGTGCGTGGCAGCAAGTGGCGCAGGTACATTAATTGCAGCGATGAGTGTACGGAAGTGGAAGCATGCAGGGCATGTTTTGAAAATGGGTCTGGGTACCACACTTATGGGTCTGGTTATCGGCGGAGCCGGAGTTATTGTTGGGATTTGGCCGCACGCCGGGCTAGGTGCCAATCTGTTGTTAGTATCCCTCTTTGCCCTGGCAGGTGTCGGAATTGGGTTTGCGATTGTCCCCTTTCAGATCCTGTTGCAGGAACAAACACCTGAGGCGATGACAGGCAGGGTATTTGGAACGGTAGGCAGCGTGATGACAGCCAGTAATATTATGGGCCCGGTGGTAGGCGGATTTATGGTCACTTCATTTGGTGTAGTGCCGGCTTTTGTCTGTTCAGGCATTTTGCTGACCCTGCTTGGTTTGATTTATTTGATGAAACGTAGCGGGGAAAAAGCCGATCTGAATGGCTCCATTGAAGCCAAGACCATGATTGCAGGCGACTGA
- a CDS encoding MarR family winged helix-turn-helix transcriptional regulator, whose translation MLELQEIGTERSLHLYRTLAQTFKSVNEHAVSGSKVHGFNPTAYGVLEVLYMKGAQPIQQVGAQLLLQSGNVTYVIDKLEQKGLLHRKHCPQDRRIIFVELTEEGQRTMDDIYPGYALKIDRAVSGLSEEDKELLSELLGRLAHSADRLSASS comes from the coding sequence ATGCTGGAATTACAAGAAATCGGAACCGAACGTTCACTTCATCTGTACCGCACCTTGGCCCAGACATTCAAGAGCGTGAATGAACACGCTGTATCCGGAAGCAAAGTGCATGGCTTCAACCCCACCGCATACGGGGTGCTCGAAGTGTTATATATGAAAGGAGCTCAGCCGATTCAACAGGTTGGCGCACAACTTCTGCTGCAAAGTGGTAATGTGACCTATGTGATCGATAAGCTGGAGCAAAAAGGATTGTTACACCGCAAACATTGTCCGCAAGACAGACGTATCATCTTTGTGGAACTGACCGAAGAAGGACAGCGCACCATGGATGACATCTATCCAGGCTATGCGTTGAAGATTGATCGGGCTGTAAGTGGACTAAGTGAGGAAGACAAGGAATTGCTGTCCGAACTCTTGGGAAGGCTTGCACATTCTGCAGACCGTTTATCAGCGAGCAGCTAG